The Raphanus sativus cultivar WK10039 chromosome 2, ASM80110v3, whole genome shotgun sequence DNA segment gatttaattgatagaatttatttattaacctATTGAACGACCAACACTcatttaaataatgttttttgcTAACCTATTCAAAATAGGTGAAGTAGATTCAGAATTTGATtagtcatatatttattttaagtaataaatttaaatagaactttaaaaatactaaactaCCACATCTGATGTGTAGTTGCTATCacctttgtttattttataaaaattaattgataaataaatataagtatctttaaaaatatttttatattagaaGTTCcgtatttttctatattttaagaaatttaaaacatcaatagtatataaaacattttaatcaaGAAATATAAGTCCAataatgatatattttcttacaaacattaaaatatataaaataccaataaaaataaatatatttattttctttgttattaTCTTTTTAGTACGTTAATCCCttctaataattaattttttttgtttagatttttgttattaatgtaATAACTAATATacttattatcttatatatttgacTTTCTATAATTGAATTATTATCATACTCTTATATTcgatttttataatttaatcatGTATCATAATTGCTTTAAGTCATGtcacaataaaatataatccaCGTTATATTTTTGAGTAGCTATatcatcattttttatttcaaatgatTACGGTGATGAcacctaaaaaaatatttggtaaatAATGTATAAGAGATGTTCTCAGAACACTCTTTCCGAACAATTCTCAAGATCTTTTATTTATCTCTAGGTTATGGATATGTAAGTATATACGTATAAGGCcggaaaaaaagagagagaaaatttAATGAGTTCGTAGCAAGAAGGATAGGTTCCGTTGAATCTCACTGACACTTCGTTGTGTCTTTTATAAAAACCTATATGAATGCGAGGAGACACGAAAGTCAGCGGAAATATAAAAGTGAAGTAAACAACTCAGTAAACAAAGAGCATATGtttgctctctctctttctcttaagttttttttctgaCCAACAAGTATGGAGCAGTGCTCTagtttttaatgtttgtttgttGTCAAAGGTTTTCTTTTTACTCTTCGGAAGGTAAATGAGGTTACAACTGTTTCAATTGGACTTTGATTCATAAATTCGAAAGACAAACGAGCAAGTACATTTTCTCTGCGCCATCCTCCATATAAATGTGCCAGTATATATGCTCCTTTATATGTGGTGTATCTAGTTATGTGTACGTATATCAACAGTTCAACACCCATAACCGTTTACATgagacttatatatatataaagctatCATTTCAAGAGATGAATATGATAATAGTAAACTTGTAGACGtgttttttatatcaaaactaAACACATGTCGGTTTTACAGGGTCATATACATTCTCATTATGATAAATTAAGGATCATTTGGGCCTACGTAAATGGATACTATGTTTACATATAGAGAGACtttacaaaccaaaaacaaaagtataatTGAAAAGGTTTTAGTATATTAGGTTGTTAGTTTTGCATATTACTAGAATAACTTTGTCATAAAATTATAAGGTTGTTGTACTGAATAATTGTTAAAATTGGTCTATATTATATACATGTACAAATTGGTTTCAAAATATGCAGGTAATTTCTCAACGGCTCAACGTAAACAAATGAGAGTAACGTTCAATGTGAGGTGTACCGTGTATATGCATGTAAGATGGATATGTGCCCCTTATGTAAAAGAAGAGATGAATATGTGAGAGAGATGCAACAATGAAGTACACTCATATTGTTCATATTcgatatataacatatatacagaaattcaaatatatacattGTGTGTATACAAAGACAAAATCCACAGTAATGATAACACTATTTAAATAGAGTTTTCATGGCGTCATGGTTTTTATTCCCGAAAAATGCCCGGCCAGAACTTGCATACAACCAAACTACAAATCAAgaccttattattatatacacgaaatgataacataaatatataaatatatggtgGTGGTACACAACTCAACCTAACCGTTATGATTATTCCACAACCTTTTCTTGGTcaacaacaatatatattaataagttcaaaaaaaaaaacaatatatattaatatatattttataacatctAACAAACTCTTACTTCGTATCCATTTTCACATATAAACACGTTCCATAATTGCACAATTACTCAAACTTTATAACATAATTTTAGTTACTATTAATAGAAATGTAACCTGATTTAAAGCAATTCTCTTCCTGCATCGCCGAAATCTGGCGGTGGTGGCGGCGAAATCCATGATGTCTTCACCACCTGAGAAGCTTGATCTTGCGGTGGAGGAGGATTATTGAGAAGCCGGATCTGCCGTTTCAAGAACTTGACGTAGCGTATTGCTTCGTCGAGCATTGAAGCTGTATCCATCTTGGTACCACCTGGCACAAGTCTCTGGAGGATTCTGATCCTCTCACTGATTCTCTCACGGCGGTGTCTCGCCGCCACGCTCTGAGGGTCGTCGGAGATTCTAACGTTACGGCGTTTGGGTTTCTTGACAGTTGCTGGATCGATGTCGACGGGCTGCATGGCTGCGATCTTGTACATCATCTCTTTCATAGCACTTAGTTCCTCTAAAGgctcttcttcgtcttcttcctcttcttgatCTCCGGAGAAAAGAGTAGTGGTTGCAAgggaagaagagagaggagGCAAATGAgaatgagaagaagatgaagtgaATGAATTGAAGATGTGGAGGTGGGTGTGTTGGTCCATGGCCATACCGATTGGATCGTTATGATGATGATCATCactcttgttgttgttgatgatgttgTTCCAAGTGTAATTTTGGAAGAGAGATGGGTTCATATTATTATTCATACTTTTATGTTTGTTTGATTTGTGAAAATGTTAATGCCTTTGAGgcagatataatatatatacatgtatgtgTGTGTCTGTGAATTTATTTGCATATAGTTTAAAGGAAAATGGGGTGATCATCATATGATGAGGGGTTAGGTTGGTGAtgcaataaatatattttttggtgccgagaaaaatatatgtaagagttgtatttttttttacaacaagtGGACGTCACTGGCCGAGATACAGTAAATAAATTGTTTATGATAGACTAACAATAATTCCCTCAGATGCTCTAAAATGTTTATAATGGTCGTATTAATTTGTAAATAAGTATATAGTTTGACACTATTTGCACACAAGAAACTTTTAAAAGAGCAACTCCAACGAGATTATTCTTTCTACCCACTGCATCTAATGTTGTAAATCATACAAACGCTCTCATTCCTTTATAAATTTACGTTACTTTAGTAAAAATCAGAATAGCTGAGTATGCTAGGGTTTCAATCTCTCACATTAAGACTTAAACTTAGTGTAGATTAAGAACGTAGCTTTCACCaaagtaataactaataaagaTGTGAGTTGCTTTATATAAACAtgagtttttctttgtttcttaaaAGATGTCACCACTTGTGTGCTCTTATTCTGACATCTCGATTTTCAATCTCTTTATCCTTCTCTCTTAGCAAACCCCATTCATCTCAAATTAGGAAATATTGATAAATTTTCTCTCATTCACTTGTCTCTTCACTAAATAGCACATTTTGTTGATCGTATACTCAAATATCTAATCAACGGTTCTGAATACCTCTCTCCCTCTCGATAGAGTACAATACTGAACGTAAATTGTGTGTGAGACTTGCAATGTTAATTTTCTCTCAATTTGCATTTTCTCCACGAGTTATTGCAACGTGGTTCAAAGGATACAAGGATCACATCAGATCACTCGCATGGGGACATCTTCATCAAGATTTGGGTATTAACCATGATTGTTATTAACAAGAAAGACGTGTATCATCGTCGTGACTCGTTATATAAGACGGTGGATATATCATTTTCCATGAAGAAAATTCTACACCTTATCTCAAAGTTATACATCTACGTAACTCGTTCATGTATAAAAGTgtatataataaacataaattctTAAAATACACGAAAGTTTTATGAGACTTCAAAAGAGGGAGGGACGCTATCGTTTCTTGATTAGTGTTCCAATTAAGTAATTGTTATCTTGTAAGAGGACTCCCAATGGAGATTCTAACTTTTGATTTctatatatactaggtgttttgcccgcacatgcgggcataattttcttatcaatacttattaatttatattttattaatttaaaatcagcataataagtttttttttatgttttcaaatagttaaatcaaacatcaaagtatttatatatgtcaaatattatttatcaaaatatatacttattattgtgctatactttttaaaacactcatatcttaaaaatagtttagaaaatatttttatataattttttttctttactaatatttaattataaaatttttgtatcttaatttttgacatttataataaaaatattgatagcaacacaatatatataataattatcgtattttaaaatcttttgataggttattatattattttaaaatcaattattgtattaaatttatttgtaattatataaaattcattaagggtattgtttaaattaacaaatagcgaatcaaactaataaaaatcaataacctagttaaaagtttaaaacctaataaaaatatgataataaaaaactaattaaattttaatataaaatataaaattaatattaaaataaaactcggtttttaatatatatagattcattaagggtatttttataattaataaattagtaacttagataaaagaaaataataaattaatgatttagctaaaacctaataaaaacatgacaaataagcaaaattagctaaatcCATGacaaataaaattcgtttttgaaatatatatagattcattaagggtgtttttttaattaataaattagtaacTTAGATaagaacatgacaaataagtaaaattagctaaaacactcatatctttgaaatagtttagaaaatattttaatataattttttcttgactaatatttaattataaaattttgtatcataattttgacatttataataaaaatattgtttcggatagcaacataatatatataagaattatcgtattttaatttttttgttaagttattatcttattttaaaagcaattattgtattaagtttatttttttaattatatataaaattcattaaaggtattgtttaaattaacaaattagcgaatcaaactaataataaatcaataacctacctaaaattttaaaacctaataaaaatatgataaaaaaaactaaataaattttaatataacacataaaattaaaattattaaaataaaattcttttttaatatatatagattcattaagggtatttttaattaataagttaGTAACttagataaaaacaaataatattaattaaaacaaTCAATGATATagctaaaacctaataaaaacatgacaaaaaagcaaaattagctaaaaccataacaaataaaattcgtttttaatattattaaaataaaattcgttttaatatatatagattcattaaagatatttttaattaataaattagtaacTTAGATAAAAACAACTAATAAATCAATGATTTaactaaaacctaataaaaacatGATAAATAAGCAAGATTAGCTAAAACCATGGAGAatgtgacaaatcagcaaaattacttcataaatacgataatttaatttttttgttaagttattatcttattttaaaagcaattattgtattaagtttattttttaattatatataaaattcattaaaggtattgtttaaattaacaaattagcgaatcaaactaataataaatcaataacctacctaaaaatttaaaacctaataaaaatatgataataaaaaactaaataaattttaatataacacataaaattaatattattaaaataaaattcttttaatatatatagattcattaagggtatttttaattaataaattagtaacttagataaaaacaaataataataattaaaacaatcAATGATATAGCCAAAACCTAATAAAACATGACAAAAAGTAAAATTAGCTAAAACcataacaaataaaattcatttttaatattattaaaataaaattcgtttttaatatatatacattcattaaagatatttttaattaataaattagttacTTAGATAAAAACAACTAATAAATCAATGATTTAactaaaatctaataaaaacatgacaaataagcaagaTTAGCTAAAACCATGGAGAatgtgacaaatcagcaaaattacttcataaataatagtatagatatattatggagttcaaaactttaaaactttaTGAAAAAACTAATCCAAAATATCTAATTTCAGATACTTTGGATTGAATTTcccataaattttaaaattacgcgattatatacacatatataatatatataatctaagAAGTAGAATTCCTCGTTGTGGGTGCTCTAATATATCAGACGTCCCGATTTTATAAGTTTCTTATGTCATATCTCATCTCAAAgcaatgtatatatacatatatacatctacatgtatttaaatatatgagaaGTAAGTATTTTTTGCACATATATGTTATGATTTGGTCTGCATTATAATCATACAAATTGCGCATGCAGTCTGCAATCATGCATGATAGGGTTTCCCTCTTTGGTATTTATCCATTGTTCTTTGTATCTTACTTTTATTAAAGCCACCCAACCGCCAActatatatacatgtacattTGCATACAAGTTTTGATCATTTGTTTAGTTACGTAGTACATCAATATaattgtaatataaaaatatatagagatctatatatttatatatatgcatttaaATTGTATGAAAATTGTGTGTTatcaaagaaaattataaatagtcGAGTTATATATAGTGACGATTATTGTCTATAAAATCTCGATATATAGAACATTAGGGAAAACAGGAAGATAtcctaaataaacaaaaactgaaTGCAACTAAATATTTCCATTCGGTTATCGCTTAACATGgccgtttcaaattatttattgatcatgtttaaaatttatagctttatttttatttatttgatgtttttttgaaactgtcagttttaaatttaatatcatgtctaaaaaattaaaattttatattataacttatatatttgtgccaaataaaaaatattataacttatatatttattttcaaaaattcttatttttcttttattttttaactcgGATCATGATCGCTCCACTTGATGTTGCTTAATTAACTCTTTGACATGGTTGAACATGttgatactccctccgttccacTTTAAGTGGAGTTTtagagaaatttttttgtttcattttaagtgatgttttcaagtttctagataaaaaataaatgcattttaatatttttcattatttatattctatagtataattgtttattggttaaaattactttaatcattattgtttttaggtaaacgagaaaaatagaataaaaatttgtaattttttaaccAACGTGCAAAAACCTCAAAACTCACTTAttttggaacagagggagtatctcAAAGGGCTTTCtatcataaaagaaaaaaaaaactcaaaggGCTCTTCTTTTTCGTCCGTATATAAAGTGTAACTGTAAACCCTAACTAGATGGATCTAATGTAAATGTATGTAGTACATATACACGTGAGTGGGTGAAATAAATGTGTAACATTTTCCGAGGAAGATTGAATCATAAAATCTGACACGATCTCCATTATTTTCATCCAAATTACCGCGTATATAAAAGCATTGAATatccacatatatatatattcatcaaaTGTGTTATGTTTCTCGTATTAATAGCGATAACACAATCGTTTATTACGATCCCCAAAGACACACCCTCATTTCCTCAGAGTCCGGTCTCTTACAGCGACTTTTCTTTTTCCCTCTTTCTGCTTGCACCATGGAGAGGAACAAACAAACCAAAACTCAGTGTTGTATGTATCCAAATATGaacaatttcaaattttgtgaTTCCATTATCTCAGTATCGAGTTTCACCGGTTATATTTGGTGATGATTGATATTATCAAGCCAACGTAATCACCGAGTCACTGACTCGCTCAATccgaaaataaaaattcagtttGGTGATCAATATAGAAAAATAGagctaaaatatataaaacctaAACAATTCGATCTAAGAACCAAAATCATGACTATATATGCTAATACTTAACATACCATAGAACTCCATTGGATTTATAACTCGATGGCGGTAAGTCGAACTATTGAGTATTTTCTCTCCAACTCAAGGATTCATAAATTGCATATCATCAAAATGACTTTTATTGAACCCATCTGCTACATAGTTAGTCATAAGAAATGTATATACTTTTTTTCTACGTCCATCTGTTTATTTAGActtaacttgtttttttttttgaaaatacttaacttgTTGCTCTCTTATACCActtagttttaatattattcaaataGCTAAAAGAATTACCATGACTTTTTcttatgtttatattttcatgCACAAGGTTTAGTTATTCAAGATGGATTCTTACACAACTTCGAGTCCAAAGAGATAAATAAGTTTCTGGAATATCCTCCAATTCCAGCTATATATATGACACAAGTACTTAACTACattgataaatattttggaAATGTGATTTGTACATACAACTGTAACAAATGTTTTGGTTATACGACAAATATGATTCCAAAAACGATTTTTCATACCTTTTGACGAATTTTGCATTATTTtctgttactttttttttcaagaggATCTATAAGTCTAAAAAAGTGCTTACAAGGCATGGGCAGATGCTGTGGAGAAAGTGAACAAGTCTCTTGTTTGGCCCGAAAGTGGTGTGATATGGAAAGCTCTTTAAtgagttttcacttttattttttatttgagacTCTTGttatttctctttcttttgaaaataaataaacgaAGTTAAGTGATTTTTATTTGCTTGGAGGAATTATAGTTAGTATCCATGCATACACATATAAATGCATGAATTTTAGCCGTATACACGAGACAAGGTTGTATTAAAACATGCGCATACAAATTGATTCTTTTTTGTGCTTTGGAAGaatatgatttgtgtttttagAACATCGCATCATCTAAGTAAATCTCTCACTATCTTTTCTCCAAAAAAATATAGCAATGTCATCTTCCAAAACATATGTATTCAATCTAGACATTGTTGAAATGTTGCTAGTTCTTTCATACAGTCTGAAATCATAATATAAACgcacaaaaatctaaaaaagaaAGTCACTCGATTCATGGAAAGTGCAGCTTACATGTTTGGAGGCCTATTTGAGCCCAAGCCCAAAATATTTTCACTCGATTCAAATATGGGCAGCtcaaaactctgtttttttaaattaaccaAACTGATATATCCACAAATTGTATGGCAGATGtaatgttttgaaatatttttctatataacaAAAGAACTATAAAACATAAGAATAGGTCTGGGAGTTTTTATCCCAACTCGAAGTACCTACCTTAATCCGATCCGGGAAAACAAAAACCGGATCCAAACAAGTTATACAAAAGTATTCGGGATTTATGAGTTTGATACTTTGGAGTTTGGTGA contains these protein-coding regions:
- the LOC108841159 gene encoding transcription factor HEC3 → MNNNMNPSLFQNYTWNNIINNNKSDDHHHNDPIGMAMDQHTHLHIFNSFTSSSSHSHLPPLSSSLATTTLFSGDQEEEEDEEEPLEELSAMKEMMYKIAAMQPVDIDPATVKKPKRRNVRISDDPQSVAARHRRERISERIRILQRLVPGGTKMDTASMLDEAIRYVKFLKRQIRLLNNPPPPQDQASQVVKTSWISPPPPPDFGDAGRELL